The following proteins are co-located in the Deltaproteobacteria bacterium genome:
- the folK gene encoding 2-amino-4-hydroxy-6-hydroxymethyldihydropteridine diphosphokinase, with translation MLESTTGTKKFAPGICIGLGSNMGEAESNVAKALVHVAELPGVRVVARSPVYRTEPQDFRDQAWFLNQVAMLECSAWWTPQRLMHSLLSIESRMGRNRIGPEKGPRIIDIDLLTFGTTICLGTDLVLPHPRMHRRAFVLVPLFDLDPEFVIPGPNSSRIDAVLANLRFTVENGLIRQK, from the coding sequence ATGCTCGAATCAACGACCGGAACCAAAAAATTTGCACCCGGCATCTGTATCGGCCTGGGGTCCAACATGGGGGAGGCAGAATCCAATGTTGCCAAGGCCTTGGTTCATGTGGCCGAATTGCCCGGAGTTCGCGTCGTCGCTCGATCTCCGGTCTACCGGACCGAGCCCCAAGATTTTCGAGACCAGGCTTGGTTTTTAAATCAGGTCGCTATGCTCGAATGTTCGGCCTGGTGGACTCCTCAACGACTCATGCACTCACTTTTGAGCATTGAATCCCGCATGGGTCGAAATCGTATAGGTCCTGAAAAAGGGCCTCGAATTATCGACATCGATCTCTTGACCTTTGGGACGACGATCTGTTTGGGCACTGACCTTGTTCTTCCTCATCCCCGTATGCATCGCCGGGCTTTCGTGCTCGTCCCTTTGTTTGATCTGGACCCGGAATTCGTCATTCCCGGTCCGAATTCAAGTAGGATCGACGCGGTCCTTGCCAATTTGCGTTTCACGGTCGAGAATGGATTGATCAGACAAAAATAA
- a CDS encoding transcriptional regulator, whose product MIKLLIFVAAAYILYKLLTGDKRKKNQASQKIQDQKVADGEMVKDPICGTYVPKDTDIRIRNGEKVHCFCSYDCRDKYMKQLESGQEIKE is encoded by the coding sequence ATGATCAAACTTTTGATTTTCGTCGCCGCAGCCTACATTTTGTACAAGCTGCTTACTGGCGACAAGCGCAAGAAGAACCAAGCATCTCAAAAAATTCAGGACCAGAAGGTCGCCGACGGCGAAATGGTCAAGGATCCGATCTGTGGAACCTATGTGCCCAAGGACACGGACATTAGAATCCGTAACGGAGAAAAGGTCCATTGTTTCTGCAGCTATGACTGCCGGGACAAGTATATGAAACAATTGGAATCCGGCCAGGAAATCAAGGAGTAG
- the fsa gene encoding fructose-6-phosphate aldolase, whose translation MRFFLDTANLDQISKARDYGVLDGVTTNPSILSREGKDWRALAETICSMVEGPVSLEVMGTATGQMVAEAVELAKIGPNVVVKIPMTKDGIKAVAVLRDMNIPVNVTLIFSPLQALLAAKAGANYVSPFVGRLDDIGHNGMEIVVQIQTIFEQYGYDSEVLVASVRSTAHVLEAAMVGANIVTIPFSILEQLFSHPLTSAGLDIFMRDAQGSGWKSKNR comes from the coding sequence ATGCGTTTTTTTCTCGATACCGCCAATCTGGATCAAATCTCCAAGGCCCGAGACTACGGGGTCTTGGATGGGGTGACGACCAACCCATCCATTTTGTCTAGAGAGGGCAAGGATTGGCGTGCATTGGCCGAAACCATCTGCTCGATGGTCGAGGGTCCTGTCAGCCTTGAAGTCATGGGGACGGCCACGGGCCAGATGGTTGCCGAAGCCGTGGAGCTGGCTAAAATCGGTCCCAATGTTGTGGTCAAGATTCCCATGACCAAAGATGGAATCAAGGCCGTTGCCGTATTGAGGGACATGAATATTCCAGTGAACGTCACCCTGATTTTTTCGCCGCTTCAAGCTTTGCTCGCCGCCAAGGCCGGAGCGAACTATGTCAGTCCATTTGTCGGACGACTGGATGACATTGGGCATAACGGCATGGAAATCGTTGTTCAAATTCAGACCATCTTTGAGCAGTACGGCTACGATTCGGAGGTTCTGGTGGCCAGCGTGCGTTCCACGGCACATGTTCTCGAGGCTGCCATGGTCGGGGCGAACATCGTGACCATTCCGTTTTCCATTCTTGAGCAGCTCTTCAGTCATCCTTTGACCTCGGCCGGTCTGGACATCTTTATGAGGGACGCTCAAGGCTCGGGCTGGAAGTCCAAGAATAGGTAA
- a CDS encoding acyltransferase: MKDAFYWSFFRVAQALPERVLICLGRGLGRIMWAVLGSRRRESTRSVQERLNLSPDWAKVVAKASFINSGQSFMEIFMTRNVDWRFLDRVEIPDMASLVALAELDRPIIGVTGHMGAWELLAGMLNLFVPEGRPNQVVVRLPKDRELGLLMLHMRTLARVEIVRHRQAVKSVLRCLRKNGVSAFLVDHNTMVEEATFIPFLGLEAAVNIGPAVLAVRSQATILPIFLVRREPKGYRLVWETPLDTRDLQGPIGERIEAAARFYTEAVERIVRAYPEQWFWMHRRWKTRPEDCL; encoded by the coding sequence ATGAAGGATGCATTCTACTGGAGTTTTTTTCGAGTAGCCCAGGCCTTGCCCGAGAGAGTCCTGATCTGTTTGGGACGGGGCTTGGGCCGGATAATGTGGGCCGTACTCGGAAGTCGTCGCCGGGAATCGACTCGATCGGTTCAAGAGCGCCTGAATCTTTCCCCTGATTGGGCCAAAGTCGTCGCCAAGGCAAGCTTCATCAACAGCGGCCAGTCCTTCATGGAAATTTTCATGACCCGCAATGTGGACTGGAGATTCCTGGACAGGGTCGAAATCCCGGATATGGCCTCTCTTGTGGCTTTGGCCGAGTTGGATCGGCCCATAATCGGAGTCACCGGGCACATGGGGGCATGGGAACTTCTGGCTGGAATGCTTAATTTGTTCGTGCCGGAAGGGCGTCCCAATCAGGTTGTCGTCCGTCTTCCGAAGGACAGGGAGCTGGGCCTGCTCATGCTTCACATGAGAACTTTGGCCCGGGTCGAGATCGTTCGCCATCGTCAAGCGGTAAAGTCGGTCTTACGCTGCCTTCGAAAAAATGGGGTCAGTGCCTTTTTGGTCGACCACAACACCATGGTCGAAGAGGCCACGTTCATTCCATTCCTTGGGTTGGAGGCGGCAGTCAACATCGGTCCGGCTGTTTTGGCCGTTCGCTCTCAGGCCACGATCTTACCAATTTTTCTCGTACGTCGAGAACCAAAGGGGTATCGACTGGTATGGGAAACTCCGCTGGACACCCGGGACCTGCAGGGACCGATCGGGGAACGAATTGAGGCGGCGGCCCGGTTCTACACCGAAGCCGTGGAGAGAATCGTCAGGGCCTATCCGGAACAGTGGTTTTGGATGCACCGCAGATGGAAGACCCGGCCTGAAGACTGCCTATAA
- a CDS encoding DUF374 domain-containing protein codes for MSGYLAPILMAGLIRTWGSTLHFSLQGFEQAQAARGVDNRFVCAVWHDELFPVTYLHRDEGHIAVVSQSKDGEVATRIAQRLGYAVTRGSSTRGGMQAVMSSMREMKRRGAGLVLAVDGPRGPRHRVKEGAVFVASKIGAMIIPVRTIMHRAKVFERSWDRFQLPLPFSRCDVFYGSPYEVPRDLDRRGLAQEREHLEARLNALTDAVEGNR; via the coding sequence ATGAGCGGTTATTTGGCACCGATACTTATGGCGGGACTCATTCGAACCTGGGGTTCGACCCTGCACTTCAGTCTCCAAGGCTTTGAACAGGCCCAGGCCGCCCGGGGAGTCGACAACCGTTTTGTCTGCGCCGTCTGGCACGATGAATTGTTTCCTGTCACCTATTTACATCGAGACGAAGGCCATATCGCTGTCGTCAGCCAGAGCAAGGACGGGGAGGTGGCCACCAGAATCGCCCAGAGACTCGGGTACGCCGTAACGAGAGGCTCAAGTACGAGAGGGGGAATGCAGGCGGTCATGAGTTCCATGCGCGAAATGAAGCGACGTGGGGCAGGACTGGTCTTGGCCGTGGACGGGCCCCGTGGGCCCAGGCATCGGGTCAAGGAAGGGGCCGTGTTCGTGGCCTCCAAAATCGGGGCCATGATTATCCCAGTCAGGACGATCATGCACAGGGCCAAGGTCTTTGAACGTTCATGGGATCGGTTCCAACTGCCTCTGCCGTTTTCCAGATGCGACGTTTTCTACGGTTCACCCTACGAAGTGCCCAGAGATCTCGATCGTCGAGGTTTGGCCCAGGAGAGAGAACACCTTGAGGCCAGGCTCAACGCCTTGACGGATGCGGTGGAGGGTAACCGATGA
- the hypF gene encoding carbamoyltransferase HypF translates to MNGTYPEGDSSMQRLVFIITGQVQGVGFRPFVYRLAAEEVLTGFVLNDSKGVRIEIQGSEDRLKSFSLRLRDELPPLAAIVSLEWENMPVVEAEERFVIQASRSGAGHSVLISPDVATCPDCLQDIFAPKNRRYGYAFTNCTNCGPRFTITARIPYDRPSTSMACFPLCTDCRLEYEDPLDRRFHAQPNACPVCGPRLWLQKNEIRLAEGSEALAGLVQKLAEGGIAAVKGLGGFHLVCDAANPEAVRTLRARKKRFGKPLAVMVPDLATARSLCCVDPTEADLLSGIKRPIVLLRRKEDCPLDRELAPDTDYLGIMLPYTPLHHLILARFAALRPKRIPALVMTSGNMSSEPICLGNREALSRLTRIADLFLLHDRDILIRCDDSVVRVVDGRAILLRRARGYTPSPVFLPRSGPSVFGTGPELKATMCLTKGNQAFPSQHIGDMSNLETMEFYREMAAHLPDILQCEPKAQVRDVHPNYMTTAFAQERSHLPTMTLQHHVAHVWACIAENRIDEPCLGIALDGTGLGEDGTLWGGELFLVDPIRAQHQRIGRLARVRLPGGDQAVVEPWRIAKAFVHSLGLAPPAGRAWPWMEQYATADSIVQTMLDRGINSPISSSCGRLFDAVSALLGLCLVIDYEGQAAIRLESAQAEDDRIAYPCPLRHDEGLTILDTHEIFKCVFIDWRNEVPTGIISGRFHRGLIRGLVDWTLDGATRTGIRKVVLSGGVFQNATLARCLPTALQKRDLEPSVHTLVPPNDACISLGQAWYGICALEAEEK, encoded by the coding sequence ATGAACGGAACGTATCCCGAAGGAGATTCATCCATGCAGCGTTTGGTTTTCATCATCACCGGCCAGGTTCAGGGGGTCGGCTTCAGACCCTTTGTCTACAGGTTGGCCGCGGAAGAGGTCCTGACCGGATTCGTTCTCAACGACTCCAAGGGGGTCAGGATCGAGATTCAGGGGTCAGAAGACCGGCTTAAGTCTTTTTCTTTGCGGCTACGGGACGAACTTCCTCCTCTGGCCGCCATTGTCTCCTTGGAGTGGGAGAATATGCCCGTCGTCGAAGCTGAAGAACGGTTTGTCATCCAAGCCAGCCGGTCCGGGGCCGGACATTCCGTTCTTATCTCTCCCGACGTGGCTACCTGTCCGGATTGTCTTCAGGACATCTTCGCCCCCAAGAATCGACGATACGGCTATGCCTTCACCAATTGCACGAATTGCGGCCCGCGGTTCACCATTACGGCCAGAATTCCCTACGACCGTCCATCGACGTCCATGGCATGTTTTCCCCTCTGTACTGACTGCCGACTGGAATACGAAGACCCCTTGGACCGAAGATTTCACGCCCAGCCCAATGCCTGCCCGGTGTGCGGGCCCCGACTTTGGTTACAAAAGAATGAAATTCGTCTGGCCGAAGGTTCTGAGGCCCTGGCCGGTTTGGTTCAAAAATTGGCTGAGGGAGGCATAGCGGCCGTTAAGGGTCTGGGAGGGTTTCATCTTGTTTGTGACGCCGCCAATCCCGAGGCGGTCAGAACATTGCGGGCCAGAAAGAAGCGTTTCGGCAAGCCCCTGGCGGTCATGGTTCCGGATCTTGCAACGGCCCGGAGCCTTTGTTGCGTGGACCCAACCGAGGCCGATCTCCTGTCCGGGATAAAGCGGCCCATCGTCCTCTTGAGACGCAAGGAAGATTGCCCTTTGGATCGGGAACTGGCTCCGGACACGGACTATCTCGGAATCATGCTTCCCTACACCCCGCTCCACCACCTCATCCTAGCCCGGTTCGCGGCATTGAGACCAAAAAGAATTCCGGCCCTGGTCATGACCTCGGGAAATATGAGCTCCGAACCGATTTGCTTGGGAAACCGCGAGGCCTTGTCTCGTTTGACTCGCATAGCCGACCTATTCTTGCTTCATGACCGCGACATTTTGATCCGGTGCGACGATTCCGTGGTTCGCGTCGTCGACGGTCGAGCGATTCTCCTTCGTCGGGCCAGAGGCTACACACCATCGCCGGTTTTCTTGCCCCGAAGTGGACCAAGCGTTTTCGGAACCGGCCCAGAACTCAAGGCTACCATGTGCCTGACCAAGGGCAACCAGGCGTTTCCCTCCCAGCACATCGGGGACATGTCCAATCTGGAAACCATGGAGTTCTACCGGGAGATGGCTGCCCATCTCCCGGATATCCTGCAATGCGAGCCAAAGGCCCAAGTTCGGGATGTGCATCCCAACTACATGACCACGGCTTTTGCCCAGGAGCGATCCCATCTGCCAACCATGACGCTTCAGCACCATGTAGCCCATGTCTGGGCTTGCATAGCCGAAAATCGCATCGACGAGCCCTGTCTTGGCATCGCCTTGGACGGTACCGGACTCGGCGAGGACGGCACCCTTTGGGGCGGCGAACTCTTTCTTGTCGATCCAATCCGGGCACAACATCAGAGAATCGGTCGTTTGGCCAGGGTGCGCCTGCCGGGAGGGGATCAGGCAGTTGTGGAACCCTGGAGAATTGCCAAGGCCTTTGTCCATAGCCTGGGCCTCGCGCCTCCCGCAGGCAGAGCCTGGCCATGGATGGAGCAATATGCCACGGCAGACTCCATCGTTCAGACCATGCTGGACCGAGGAATCAATTCTCCCATCAGTTCGAGTTGCGGCCGTCTGTTCGATGCAGTGTCCGCTCTTCTCGGCCTGTGTCTGGTCATTGATTACGAAGGTCAGGCGGCCATTCGTCTCGAATCGGCGCAGGCGGAAGACGATCGGATTGCCTACCCCTGCCCTCTTCGACATGACGAGGGCCTGACAATCCTGGACACGCACGAAATTTTCAAATGCGTTTTTATTGATTGGCGAAATGAGGTGCCGACGGGAATCATTTCCGGACGGTTTCACCGAGGACTGATCAGGGGGCTCGTGGACTGGACTTTGGACGGGGCGACCAGGACTGGAATCAGAAAGGTGGTCTTAAGCGGAGGGGTATTCCAGAATGCGACTCTGGCTAGATGCCTCCCAACGGCGCTTCAAAAGCGTGATCTGGAACCATCGGTCCACACCCTCGTGCCCCCCAACGACGCCTGCATTTCTCTTGGTCAGGCCTGGTACGGGATTTGTGCTCTTGAAGCTGAGGAAAAGTGA
- a CDS encoding PAS domain S-box protein — translation MHDASGKRTNRGMKVRARQIFTSESDPAGRRVVACVCVLLAAMGLAPFAPLLLTDHGNQSFLFPLSVALFQLVAAFLLIRFFSRLRLQTKLTLAFLLLTLFPIAFQSLISGAIMREALMDTAKQSLRGAAQQTARTLDSFFSSSLNTIRTQALLPEFRLLFELDPDLRVGSLQEQRCMASLVALKRLDQVFINSYAILDIEGQVILDTSILSSGESRQDRNYFVQAIKTGLPYASDIFISPSNGRPSIVFSSVIRDVQGQTVGLIRCRYDAAILQSLVARENGLLGIGSYALVVDDHRVCIAAGSDPSWRGRPFWHGHKGLDSQPGLGRALSTAKQAVPFFAGASSSGAPLISFAEIEVQREPMWFAEVSLTEKPWHVAFGQTRESFIRSSVAQTTVTGILTAGLALVAFACSLMVAGSLARPIRHLEGMARDMSQGSFEKRVPVDSDDELGQLSRSFNNMAEAVQKARQIQARLSERLRQVLNTIPDVIALTDLEGTVLEINESCVRIFGYEAEELVDKPIFVLSGESFEGSGLQFEIRQTGVDIPVDREWKGQRKNGTFFPIQLRAHRILLPEGLRYLVLITDISRRKLAEEALESYRRSFQTMFDSIPSILAAVDADGLVTHWNFQAEETLSRPISDAVGKPLDSVLPLMAGSMDVVSECIRFRKTKRLERVPLDGPEGIRYFDVTLAPLLSDSLPGMLVRVDEVTARVRLEEMMAQTEKMMSIGGLAAGIAHEINNPLASITLGAQILEQRLLNDSRANDEAAVKLGLSMDRIWSYLDARKIPSRIHDIQNAADRASKIVSGMLEMSGKKSGGYAMADFNALVLQCIEVARSEQTLRSKRFWNIIRIETDLDPNLPPVECSQSEIEQVMVNLLRNAAQAMSGQNAGREPRINIRTRAVAKSVVLEVEDSGPGVDEASRKRIFEPFFTTKPPGSGTGLGLSVSFFIVVRNHNGSMSVDAAPLGGALFRIILPLSQKTAGSVP, via the coding sequence ATGCACGATGCCAGCGGGAAGAGAACGAATCGCGGGATGAAAGTCCGGGCCCGGCAAATCTTCACGTCGGAATCAGACCCGGCAGGCCGCCGAGTGGTGGCCTGCGTGTGCGTCCTTCTGGCAGCCATGGGCCTCGCTCCCTTTGCTCCGCTCCTGCTCACCGATCATGGGAACCAGAGTTTTCTGTTCCCGTTGTCGGTTGCTCTCTTCCAGCTTGTGGCGGCCTTTCTGCTCATCCGTTTCTTTTCCCGGCTGAGACTTCAGACCAAGCTCACCTTGGCCTTCCTTCTGCTGACCCTGTTTCCCATTGCCTTTCAGTCGTTAATTTCCGGCGCCATCATGCGCGAAGCCCTGATGGATACGGCCAAACAATCGCTTCGCGGTGCGGCTCAACAAACGGCAAGGACACTGGACAGTTTTTTCTCTTCGAGTCTAAATACCATCCGGACCCAGGCCCTGCTTCCGGAATTCAGATTGCTGTTCGAGCTTGATCCAGACTTGAGAGTAGGCAGTCTTCAGGAGCAGAGGTGCATGGCCTCTCTCGTCGCCCTCAAGCGGCTCGATCAAGTTTTCATCAATTCCTATGCGATCCTCGATATCGAAGGCCAAGTGATCCTGGACACATCCATTCTTTCGTCCGGTGAAAGCCGCCAAGATCGTAATTATTTCGTCCAAGCCATCAAAACCGGCCTTCCATATGCGTCCGACATCTTCATCTCTCCTAGCAACGGCCGGCCATCCATCGTCTTCTCCAGCGTCATTCGTGACGTGCAGGGCCAAACCGTCGGTCTCATTCGATGCAGATACGATGCGGCCATACTCCAGAGCCTCGTCGCCCGGGAAAACGGTCTGCTCGGCATCGGCTCTTATGCCCTTGTTGTCGACGATCACCGAGTCTGCATCGCAGCTGGCTCCGACCCCTCCTGGCGTGGGCGACCCTTTTGGCACGGACACAAAGGTCTGGATAGCCAGCCTGGCCTCGGACGCGCTCTTTCGACCGCGAAGCAAGCCGTCCCGTTCTTCGCAGGGGCCTCATCCAGCGGCGCGCCCCTGATTTCTTTCGCCGAAATCGAGGTACAGAGGGAACCCATGTGGTTCGCCGAAGTTTCCTTGACCGAAAAACCGTGGCACGTCGCATTCGGTCAGACCCGGGAAAGTTTTATCCGTTCGAGTGTGGCCCAGACCACCGTGACCGGAATCTTGACCGCGGGCCTGGCCTTGGTGGCTTTTGCCTGTTCCCTGATGGTCGCCGGGAGTTTGGCTCGTCCCATCAGGCATTTGGAAGGCATGGCTCGAGACATGTCCCAGGGGTCTTTCGAAAAAAGGGTTCCCGTCGATTCCGACGACGAGCTCGGCCAGCTGTCCCGATCCTTCAACAACATGGCCGAAGCGGTCCAGAAGGCTAGGCAAATCCAAGCCCGTTTGAGCGAACGACTGAGGCAGGTCTTGAACACCATCCCTGACGTGATCGCCCTCACCGACCTCGAAGGAACGGTGCTTGAGATTAACGAGAGTTGCGTCAGAATTTTTGGTTACGAGGCAGAGGAATTAGTTGACAAGCCGATTTTTGTCCTGAGCGGAGAATCGTTTGAAGGAAGCGGGCTGCAATTCGAGATTCGTCAAACTGGGGTCGACATTCCAGTGGACCGGGAGTGGAAAGGTCAAAGAAAAAACGGCACCTTTTTTCCAATTCAACTCCGAGCTCACAGAATTCTTTTGCCGGAGGGTTTGAGATATCTGGTTTTGATCACAGACATCAGCCGCCGAAAATTGGCTGAGGAGGCCCTAGAATCCTACAGGCGTTCCTTCCAGACCATGTTTGACTCCATCCCATCCATTTTGGCGGCCGTCGACGCGGACGGACTGGTTACCCACTGGAATTTTCAGGCCGAGGAAACCCTGTCCCGGCCTATAAGCGACGCCGTCGGCAAACCTCTGGATTCGGTCCTGCCGCTGATGGCAGGCTCCATGGATGTGGTTTCGGAATGCATCCGTTTCCGCAAGACCAAAAGGTTGGAACGGGTTCCTCTTGATGGGCCCGAGGGCATCCGCTATTTTGACGTGACCTTGGCGCCCCTACTTTCGGACAGCCTCCCGGGGATGCTGGTCAGAGTCGACGAAGTCACGGCCCGAGTCCGGCTCGAGGAGATGATGGCCCAGACCGAGAAAATGATGTCCATCGGCGGACTTGCCGCCGGAATCGCTCACGAGATCAACAATCCTCTGGCGTCCATCACCCTCGGAGCCCAGATATTGGAACAGCGTCTTTTAAACGATTCCAGAGCCAACGACGAAGCCGCCGTAAAGCTTGGCCTCTCGATGGATCGAATTTGGTCGTATCTTGATGCCAGAAAAATTCCGTCCAGGATTCATGATATTCAAAACGCCGCTGACAGAGCCTCCAAAATCGTCAGCGGGATGCTCGAGATGAGCGGCAAGAAATCCGGCGGCTACGCCATGGCCGACTTCAACGCCCTTGTCCTTCAATGCATCGAGGTCGCCCGAAGCGAACAGACCCTGAGGAGCAAGCGGTTCTGGAACATAATCCGAATCGAAACGGATCTGGACCCAAATCTGCCTCCAGTCGAGTGTTCACAGTCCGAAATCGAACAGGTCATGGTCAATCTCCTGCGCAATGCCGCCCAGGCCATGAGTGGACAGAACGCAGGGAGGGAGCCAAGGATCAACATCCGAACCAGGGCCGTGGCCAAAAGCGTGGTCCTTGAGGTCGAGGACAGCGGGCCTGGAGTGGACGAGGCCTCTCGGAAGCGAATTTTCGAACCGTTCTTCACCACTAAGCCCCCCGGCTCCGGCACGGGACTGGGACTGTCCGTATCCTTCTTCATCGTTGTCCGGAATCACAACGGAAGCATGAGTGTCGATGCCGCCCCTCTGGGCGGGGCTCTCTTTCGAATAATTTTGCCCTTGAGTCAAAAAACAGCCGGGAGCGTTCCGTGA
- a CDS encoding MlaE family lipid ABC transporter permease subunit, producing the protein MAEVAVAGSFDRRNASACIAWIDRVLKKRKADMTVDLSGVISMDDYGILVLDALRRRATTREAFFLRNVPREIARQLEIVHFKQLGQSLSFRGEKVGGIFYRLGDASITIYRDTLRLLGFIGDVCLSLAFVIRHPGRIRYEETFTYMQRVGVDALPIVGLISFLLGLIMAFMSAVQLQQFGANIYVASLVSLSMVRELGPIMTAIIVAGRSGSAFAAEIGSMIISEEVDALTTMGFNTTVFLVIPKLLATLAVVPLLTLFSDLFAIFGGLIVGVGMLDLTAHSYIEQTIRTLKVFDVVWGFFKSAIFALLISWIGCFRGFQVRGGADAVGRATTSAVVSAIFLIILADSILAVILRYWR; encoded by the coding sequence ATGGCCGAAGTCGCCGTCGCCGGCTCGTTCGACCGGCGAAACGCCTCGGCATGCATCGCCTGGATCGACCGTGTTCTTAAGAAGCGAAAGGCCGACATGACCGTGGATCTGTCCGGAGTGATATCCATGGATGACTACGGTATCTTGGTCCTGGACGCCTTGCGTCGTCGGGCCACGACTCGGGAGGCCTTTTTCCTCAGGAATGTCCCCCGGGAAATCGCCCGCCAGCTGGAGATTGTTCATTTCAAACAGCTGGGGCAGAGCCTGTCATTCAGAGGAGAAAAGGTTGGAGGAATATTTTATCGTCTAGGTGACGCGAGCATCACCATATACCGAGACACGCTTCGCCTCCTCGGCTTCATTGGCGACGTCTGCCTGAGTCTGGCCTTCGTTATCCGTCATCCAGGCCGAATCCGCTATGAAGAGACCTTCACCTACATGCAACGGGTCGGCGTTGACGCCCTGCCCATCGTCGGGCTGATCAGCTTTCTCCTCGGCCTGATCATGGCCTTCATGTCCGCAGTTCAGCTCCAGCAATTCGGGGCCAACATCTATGTGGCTTCCCTAGTCAGCCTGTCCATGGTCCGGGAGCTGGGCCCGATCATGACGGCCATCATCGTGGCTGGCCGGTCTGGATCGGCCTTTGCTGCTGAAATTGGGAGCATGATCATCTCCGAGGAGGTGGACGCCCTGACGACCATGGGCTTCAACACCACGGTATTCCTGGTCATTCCCAAGCTTTTGGCCACCCTGGCCGTGGTACCTCTCCTGACCCTTTTTTCCGATCTCTTCGCCATTTTCGGAGGTCTCATCGTCGGTGTGGGCATGCTCGATCTGACGGCCCATTCGTATATCGAACAAACCATCCGGACCCTCAAGGTCTTCGATGTGGTCTGGGGTTTTTTCAAGAGTGCCATCTTCGCCCTGCTCATCTCCTGGATCGGATGTTTCAGGGGCTTCCAGGTCCGTGGCGGAGCCGATGCCGTCGGTCGGGCCACGACCTCGGCTGTTGTCAGCGCCATCTTTCTCATCATTCTGGCCGACTCCATTCTGGCCGTGATCCTCAGGTACTGGCGGTAG
- a CDS encoding ATP-binding cassette domain-containing protein has translation MDDVVIKVRGLHMGFPGNLLLENEDFSIRRGEIFVILGGSGCGKSTLLKHLIGLHPPLQGQITIEGQILDSSNDDIYKKILRGIGVMYQAGALFGSMTLAENIALPIREYTDLPTKAVDTLVSMKLAQVNLDGFENHLPSEISGGMKKRAAIARALALNPGILFLDEPSAGLDPITSAELDRLILRLNETLGMTMVIVTHELSSIFAIADRVIMLDKQSRSIIAEGDPAWLRDHGEHPFVRQFFNREAEPQ, from the coding sequence ATGGATGATGTCGTCATCAAAGTCAGAGGACTGCATATGGGCTTCCCCGGCAATCTTCTTCTGGAGAACGAAGATTTCTCCATCCGGCGAGGAGAAATCTTCGTCATTCTTGGAGGAAGCGGATGCGGCAAAAGCACCCTGCTCAAGCACCTCATCGGCCTTCATCCTCCCCTCCAAGGTCAAATCACCATTGAGGGACAGATCCTGGATTCATCCAACGACGATATCTACAAGAAGATCCTCAGGGGTATCGGAGTCATGTATCAGGCTGGAGCTCTGTTTGGGTCTATGACCCTGGCCGAAAATATCGCCCTGCCCATTAGGGAGTACACAGACCTGCCAACCAAAGCCGTGGATACCCTGGTGTCCATGAAGCTGGCTCAGGTCAATTTGGACGGCTTCGAGAATCATCTGCCCTCGGAGATAAGTGGGGGGATGAAGAAACGGGCGGCCATTGCCCGGGCCTTGGCTCTCAATCCCGGAATTCTCTTTCTGGACGAGCCGTCGGCCGGGCTGGACCCCATCACTTCGGCCGAGTTGGATCGGCTCATCCTCCGGCTCAACGAGACCCTGGGTATGACCATGGTTATCGTCACCCACGAACTCTCCAGTATCTTCGCCATTGCCGACCGCGTCATCATGCTGGACAAGCAATCCAGATCCATCATAGCCGAGGGGGACCCGGCCTGGCTTCGAGACCATGGCGAACATCCCTTTGTCCGCCAATTTTTCAACCGTGAGGCCGAGCCCCAATGA